In a genomic window of uncultured Sphaerochaeta sp.:
- a CDS encoding ATP-binding protein — protein MYIQRDTYLEQLKNSRFNGQIKVITGIRRCGKSFLLFRIYHDHLREEGVKEENIIKIVLDDDAYTQLCDPYELSKYIRLRVTDKDQKFYVFIDEVQYAISKEETRNPDTPIRLYSVLNGLIHLGNVDVYVTGSNSKFLSKDVMTEFRGRGDVIHIYPLSFKEYYDYVGVEKAEAYEQYAMFGGLPFVLTKNTDEKKAHYLSNLFSEVYFRDIVERYRVDLDSILAQLTDTLCSSIGSLTNANKLSKTLASVGGRKVSSETIAAYIGYLSDSFLFREAKRFDVKGKRYFQYPCKYYCADIGLRNARLNFRQQEESHIMENIIFNELVSRNYCVDVGVVELTETAEDGKRHQKHYEIDFVVNKGSTKYYIQSALIMDTETKTKQELRSLLGVNDSFRKIVITKTHAKPWTDETGILHIGLYQFLLDKDVFMS, from the coding sequence ATGTATATACAGAGAGATACGTATCTCGAGCAGCTTAAAAACAGCAGATTCAATGGGCAGATTAAGGTAATCACAGGAATCAGAAGATGCGGGAAGAGCTTTCTCCTTTTCAGAATCTACCACGATCATCTGAGAGAAGAAGGTGTCAAGGAAGAGAACATAATCAAAATTGTTTTGGATGATGATGCCTATACACAGTTGTGTGACCCATACGAGCTTTCCAAGTATATCCGCTTGCGTGTAACTGACAAGGATCAAAAATTCTATGTGTTCATCGACGAGGTACAGTATGCAATTTCCAAGGAGGAAACAAGAAATCCTGACACACCAATACGGCTCTATAGTGTTCTGAACGGATTGATTCATCTTGGCAATGTCGATGTCTACGTGACCGGAAGCAACTCGAAATTCCTCTCCAAGGATGTGATGACAGAGTTTCGAGGACGTGGTGATGTGATTCATATTTATCCTTTGTCCTTTAAGGAATACTATGACTATGTTGGCGTAGAAAAAGCAGAGGCATACGAACAATACGCGATGTTCGGGGGCCTGCCGTTTGTCCTGACGAAAAATACGGATGAGAAGAAAGCCCACTATCTTTCCAACTTGTTCTCCGAAGTCTATTTCAGGGATATAGTTGAGCGCTATAGGGTTGATCTCGACTCTATTCTTGCCCAGTTGACAGACACACTTTGTTCATCAATAGGCTCGCTGACTAATGCGAACAAACTCTCGAAAACGCTGGCAAGTGTTGGAGGCAGAAAAGTTTCTTCTGAGACTATTGCTGCATATATCGGATACCTTTCAGATTCCTTCCTCTTTCGGGAAGCAAAGCGCTTTGATGTAAAAGGGAAACGTTACTTCCAGTATCCATGCAAGTATTACTGTGCAGATATAGGATTGAGAAATGCACGGCTCAATTTCAGACAGCAAGAAGAAAGCCACATCATGGAGAACATCATATTCAATGAATTGGTCTCCAGAAATTATTGTGTTGATGTTGGTGTGGTGGAGCTTACAGAGACAGCCGAAGACGGCAAACGTCACCAGAAACACTATGAAATCGATTTTGTGGTGAACAAGGGATCGACGAAGTACTATATCCAGTCAGCACTGATCATGGATACTGAAACAAAGACAAAACAGGAGTTGAGGTCTCTCCTCGGAGTCAATGATTCATTCAGGAAAATTGTCATTACCAAAACTCACGCAAAACCATGGACTGATGAAACAGGCATTCTCCACATAGGTCTCTATCAGTTCTTATTGGATAAAGATGTTTTCATGTCTTGA
- a CDS encoding DMT family transporter, giving the protein MEHNLIVGQLLALLTAACWAQNAIIYRHLGQKVGSDAVAHIRMWIALPAIILLTYLMEGIWFPVGLSARTYLFLLASGAIGYFITDLLLFKSYVLLGARESMVIMTLSPVVTALFGFLLFDERLNFIQILGIFVTILGVTLMVLLDGRRKQGGRLSDEERSKLKGLVYAILGSVLQSLSFLLARFALEETGAVSTNLLRNLGGLGAFIIFNVFYKHDARSHFQTFRNPRLFFLLFLAALTGPVVSMSLQMKAFTLAPVGIVTTITQVTPILLLPFDRFILHKKITPASLGATLLSILGVAILFLAA; this is encoded by the coding sequence ATGGAACATAATCTGATCGTAGGGCAGCTGCTTGCCCTGCTCACTGCAGCCTGTTGGGCCCAAAATGCGATCATCTACCGCCATCTCGGCCAGAAAGTGGGTTCGGATGCTGTCGCTCACATCAGGATGTGGATTGCCCTGCCCGCTATCATACTGCTCACCTACCTCATGGAGGGAATCTGGTTCCCTGTAGGATTGAGTGCGAGGACCTACCTCTTTTTGCTTGCAAGCGGAGCAATCGGGTATTTCATAACCGACCTGTTGCTGTTCAAATCGTACGTCCTGCTCGGAGCACGTGAGTCGATGGTCATCATGACCCTTTCCCCTGTAGTCACGGCGCTGTTCGGGTTCCTTCTCTTTGATGAGCGGCTCAACTTCATCCAAATCCTCGGTATCTTCGTCACCATCCTTGGCGTCACCCTGATGGTTCTCCTGGATGGAAGGCGAAAACAGGGAGGAAGGCTAAGCGATGAGGAGCGGTCAAAACTGAAAGGATTGGTCTATGCAATCCTGGGCTCGGTATTGCAATCACTCTCCTTCCTCTTGGCCCGGTTTGCTTTGGAGGAAACGGGTGCCGTTTCCACCAATCTCCTGCGTAATTTGGGTGGATTGGGGGCTTTCATCATCTTCAATGTCTTCTACAAACATGATGCACGCTCCCACTTCCAGACATTCCGCAATCCACGGTTGTTCTTCCTGCTCTTTCTTGCGGCCCTCACCGGACCGGTGGTGAGCATGTCGCTGCAGATGAAGGCGTTCACCCTAGCCCCGGTGGGGATTGTGACCACCATCACCCAGGTAACCCCCATACTCTTGCTTCCTTTCGACCGCTTCATCCTGCACAAGAAGATCACCCCAGCAAGTTTGGGAGCCACACTCCTATCCATTCTCGGGGTTGCCATCCTCTTCCTTGCTGCCTGA
- a CDS encoding ATP-binding protein, protein MLEKNIAEATDCDFKVAVERRKPKSWLKSVSAFANSIGGMLIFGVDNEQQVIGLDSVQDDAESISRLIKERILPLPRIELIAFKERGNDILCLKILPGSATPYYYKADGIMEAYIRVGNESIVAPEHILNELILKGTNKSFDAMISDVQKSDYSFTLFEATYLEQAGSHIKPTDYHSFGLCDKQGFLSNAGKLMADQYIVRNSRVFCTRWNGIEKGSIFDDALDDKEYEGNLLSLLRNSSDFVRNNSKVRFVKDAQYRVDKPDYSERAITEAIVNALIHRDYVLLGTEIHIDMFDDRLEIQSPGGMVDGRAIQDRDIRAIVSARRNPIIADLFHRMKYMERRGSGLSKILDETAKLPGYTERMQPEFISTASDFRVVLTNVNWNPANDTAQVTAQDSAQDTAQDNRVCLLLAFCSIPRSREEMQTHIGIEHREYFRKFILKPLLESGNLQMTLPGKPTSRNQKYIAKEPM, encoded by the coding sequence ATGCTGGAAAAAAACATAGCAGAAGCCACAGACTGCGATTTCAAGGTTGCAGTCGAGAGAAGAAAACCCAAGAGTTGGCTGAAGAGCGTGAGCGCATTTGCAAATTCCATTGGGGGTATGCTCATCTTCGGAGTCGACAATGAACAGCAAGTAATCGGCCTTGACTCAGTACAAGATGATGCTGAATCCATTAGCCGATTGATCAAGGAACGGATATTACCATTGCCACGCATTGAATTGATAGCATTCAAGGAGAGGGGAAATGATATCCTGTGCCTAAAGATACTGCCTGGTTCTGCTACTCCATACTATTACAAAGCTGATGGAATCATGGAGGCATATATCAGAGTGGGCAACGAAAGCATTGTTGCTCCTGAGCATATTCTGAATGAACTGATACTCAAAGGCACGAACAAATCTTTTGATGCGATGATTTCCGATGTTCAGAAATCCGACTACAGCTTTACGCTGTTTGAAGCGACCTACCTCGAGCAAGCAGGCTCCCACATAAAGCCCACTGATTATCACTCTTTTGGACTATGTGACAAGCAAGGTTTTCTTTCCAACGCAGGAAAACTGATGGCAGATCAGTACATTGTACGTAACTCCCGAGTTTTTTGTACACGATGGAATGGAATCGAGAAAGGTTCCATTTTTGATGATGCATTGGATGATAAGGAATATGAAGGCAATCTCCTTTCACTCTTACGCAACAGCAGTGATTTTGTACGCAATAATTCCAAGGTCCGCTTTGTGAAAGACGCACAGTATAGGGTGGACAAGCCAGATTACTCAGAACGGGCAATAACCGAAGCAATTGTCAATGCGCTCATACATCGTGATTATGTTCTACTGGGCACCGAAATCCATATTGATATGTTTGATGACAGACTGGAAATTCAAAGTCCAGGCGGTATGGTTGATGGTAGGGCAATACAAGATCGTGATATTCGAGCAATCGTATCCGCAAGAAGGAATCCGATTATTGCTGATCTGTTCCATCGCATGAAATATATGGAGAGGCGGGGTAGCGGATTATCAAAGATTCTGGATGAGACAGCCAAACTTCCTGGATATACCGAAAGAATGCAACCAGAGTTCATTTCCACTGCATCAGATTTCCGGGTAGTGCTTACAAATGTAAACTGGAATCCAGCCAATGATACCGCGCAAGTTACCGCGCAAGATAGCGCGCAAGACACCGCGCAAGATAATCGGGTGTGCCTGCTTCTGGCTTTCTGCTCCATACCGAGATCTCGCGAAGAAATGCAAACACATATTGGTATAGAACATCGTGAATACTTCAGGAAATTCATTCTTAAGCCATTGCTGGAATCTGGCAATTTGCAGATGACCTTACCGGGCAAACCCACTAGCCGCAATCAGAAATACATTGCAAAGGAGCCCATGTAA
- a CDS encoding ABC-F family ATP-binding cassette domain-containing protein, protein MNVLSLEAVSKTLKDEPLFSGVSFGLEEGDHVALIGRNGQGKSTFLKLLRGDILPDSGTIAMKGDTDLVMLEQVVSFAEDATVGSYLYGGEGKRIKTYLAYHHCLEHAHKEAELIRLSEAMETVDGWNLENDYRSLLGELGLYDLENQRMDTLSGGMQKKVALARVLCSKASFLLFDEPTNHLDIQTIEWLEQYLKNSRATIMLVTHDRYFLDAVCSAILEMDNASVFLHPGSFSAYLERREARLERLQKEQDKIRTILRRELEWLKRGPKARTGKDSGRKDRIEILLASQNQVGDEAQRSFSSTSRRLGKKILEAKHLSKSYEGNPIIQDFSFSFTKGMKIGVVGPNGSGKSTLLDLLCNHLQPDSGTLDIGVNTVFAYYDQSGRNLESEQTLLAYVEDIATQVVLGPNQIVSASKFLELFGFPVSMHRQSIATLSGGERRRLYLTSRLLSNPNFLLLDEPTNDLDLPTMENLEQYVQDFSGCVLIVSHDRAFLDLTCDELFILDVNKPVRYETKRYSQWREETGEEKESSEAPPPPPPQNRRTEKKGLSYREQKEFTQIEMNMETMQQEISRLEESFADAQPTAEGTLAQRTEKYHALRENLQTLEDRWLELAQQL, encoded by the coding sequence ATGAATGTATTATCGCTGGAAGCTGTCTCCAAAACGCTCAAGGATGAACCCCTTTTCAGTGGGGTCAGTTTTGGTCTGGAAGAGGGGGATCATGTAGCCCTGATCGGTCGAAACGGACAGGGAAAATCCACGTTCCTCAAACTCCTCAGGGGGGATATTCTCCCTGACAGCGGAACAATTGCCATGAAGGGCGACACCGACCTGGTCATGCTTGAACAGGTGGTGAGCTTTGCCGAAGACGCCACGGTCGGCTCCTATCTCTACGGTGGGGAGGGGAAACGAATCAAGACCTATCTTGCGTACCACCACTGCCTTGAACATGCACACAAGGAAGCTGAGCTCATCCGCCTCTCAGAGGCCATGGAAACAGTTGATGGATGGAATCTCGAGAATGACTACCGTTCGCTGTTGGGCGAACTCGGCCTCTATGATCTCGAAAACCAGCGCATGGACACCCTTTCGGGGGGAATGCAGAAGAAAGTTGCCCTCGCCCGGGTCTTGTGCAGCAAAGCCTCTTTCCTTCTCTTTGATGAGCCGACAAACCATCTCGATATCCAGACCATCGAATGGTTGGAACAGTATCTGAAGAACAGCCGAGCCACCATCATGCTGGTTACCCACGACCGCTATTTCCTTGATGCAGTCTGCTCTGCCATCCTGGAGATGGACAACGCTTCGGTCTTTCTGCACCCAGGCTCTTTCTCCGCCTATCTTGAGCGAAGAGAGGCACGCCTTGAGCGGCTTCAGAAGGAACAGGACAAGATCCGTACCATCCTGAGAAGGGAACTCGAGTGGTTGAAGCGGGGCCCAAAAGCCCGTACCGGCAAGGACAGCGGGAGGAAGGACCGTATCGAGATCCTGCTTGCAAGCCAGAACCAGGTGGGGGATGAAGCTCAACGTAGTTTCTCCAGCACAAGCCGCAGGTTGGGCAAGAAAATATTGGAAGCAAAGCACCTGAGCAAGAGCTATGAGGGAAACCCAATCATCCAGGACTTCTCCTTTTCCTTTACCAAAGGGATGAAAATCGGGGTGGTCGGTCCGAATGGAAGCGGAAAGTCCACCCTGCTCGACCTCTTGTGCAATCATCTCCAGCCTGACAGCGGGACCTTGGATATCGGGGTGAATACCGTCTTTGCCTACTATGACCAGAGTGGAAGAAACCTGGAAAGCGAACAAACCCTGCTCGCCTATGTAGAGGACATTGCCACCCAGGTGGTGCTGGGTCCGAACCAAATCGTCAGTGCATCCAAGTTCCTGGAACTCTTCGGCTTCCCTGTTTCCATGCATCGCCAGAGCATAGCCACTCTCAGCGGAGGGGAGCGGAGAAGACTCTACCTTACCTCTCGCCTCCTGAGCAACCCAAATTTCCTGCTGCTGGACGAACCTACCAATGATCTCGACCTGCCCACTATGGAGAATCTCGAACAGTATGTCCAGGATTTCTCCGGCTGTGTCCTGATCGTCAGCCATGACCGTGCATTCCTCGATCTTACGTGCGATGAACTGTTCATCCTGGATGTGAACAAACCTGTCCGGTATGAGACCAAGCGATACAGCCAATGGCGCGAAGAAACAGGGGAAGAAAAAGAGTCGTCCGAGGCCCCCCCTCCCCCTCCTCCCCAGAACAGGCGAACCGAGAAAAAGGGTCTGAGCTATCGCGAACAAAAAGAGTTCACACAGATAGAGATGAACATGGAAACCATGCAGCAAGAAATTTCTCGTTTGGAAGAGAGCTTTGCGGATGCGCAACCAACTGCTGAAGGAACGCTGGCACAACGAACGGAGAAATACCATGCACTACGCGAGAATCTGCAAACATTGGAAGACCGTTGGCTTGAACTTGCACAGCAGCTGTAA
- a CDS encoding branched-chain amino acid aminotransferase: MDKKNIDWGSLGFTYTKTDKRYVSYWKNNSWDEGSLVEDANVSISESAGVLQYAQTCFEGLKAYTTVDGRVVTFRPDLNAQRMYDTAARLLMPPFPIEQFLDGLDQLVRANLAYVPPYGSGATLYIRPFLFGSGPVIGVAPAPEYTFRMFCTPVGPYFKSGIKPLKLQVSEYDRAAPRGTGHIKGGLNYAMSLYAGYDAKAKGFAENVYLDAATQTYVEETGGANFIFITKDNKVVTPKSDTILPSITRRSLMYVAKEYLHLETEERPVSLEEVSEFAEGGLCGTAAVISPIGSITTKSGVIEMPSGMEKMGPVTQQLYDTLTGIQMGRIEGPKGWIRTIA; this comes from the coding sequence ATGGATAAGAAAAACATTGATTGGGGCAGTCTTGGTTTCACCTACACCAAGACCGACAAACGGTATGTTTCCTACTGGAAAAACAATAGTTGGGATGAAGGTTCCCTCGTAGAGGATGCGAATGTATCCATCAGTGAGAGCGCCGGAGTTCTCCAGTATGCCCAGACCTGTTTTGAAGGGCTGAAGGCCTATACTACTGTTGATGGGAGAGTGGTAACCTTCCGGCCTGACCTGAATGCCCAGCGCATGTATGATACGGCTGCGCGTCTTCTCATGCCTCCGTTTCCCATCGAGCAGTTTCTTGATGGGCTTGACCAGCTTGTGAGGGCAAATCTTGCCTATGTTCCCCCCTACGGCAGTGGTGCTACGCTCTATATCAGGCCCTTCTTGTTTGGTAGTGGTCCTGTCATCGGGGTTGCTCCGGCTCCCGAGTATACCTTCCGCATGTTCTGCACTCCTGTCGGTCCCTACTTCAAGAGTGGGATCAAGCCGTTGAAACTACAGGTAAGTGAGTATGACCGTGCTGCCCCCAGGGGGACCGGACATATCAAGGGCGGATTGAACTATGCGATGAGTCTCTACGCCGGCTATGATGCCAAAGCGAAAGGCTTTGCCGAGAACGTCTATCTTGATGCCGCAACCCAGACCTATGTAGAAGAGACTGGTGGGGCAAACTTCATCTTCATCACCAAGGACAACAAGGTGGTCACCCCCAAGAGCGATACCATTCTTCCTTCCATCACCAGAAGGTCTCTGATGTATGTTGCCAAAGAGTACCTGCATCTTGAGACCGAGGAACGTCCGGTGAGTTTGGAGGAAGTTTCGGAGTTTGCCGAAGGCGGACTCTGCGGAACTGCGGCAGTCATCTCTCCCATCGGTTCCATCACCACCAAGAGCGGTGTCATCGAGATGCCCAGCGGTATGGAGAAGATGGGTCCTGTCACCCAACAGCTCTATGATACGCTCACCGGCATCCAGATGGGTAGGATCGAGGGACCCAAGGGCTGGATCAGAACCATCGCCTAA
- a CDS encoding beta-L-arabinofuranosidase domain-containing protein, producing MNNRHTGVDLKSVKLLAGLWEDRNRLLAHAIIPYQWDTLNNRTKDVPLSHAVENFRIAAREMEGVPEGTIFQDSDVAKWIEAAAYSLVFSPNETLENTIDELVRLIEKSQHSNGYVNTYYTAKGIEQRWTDLAMGHELYCAGHLMEASVAYYQVTGKRKLMDVMIRYADLITEEFGVEEGKLHAYDGHPEIELALYRLADASGDDRYKDLADYFMNIRGVPQKDGTGSIAKEGKKPKTRWLDSDYLIADKPIREMDTVTGHAVRAVYLYAGIADQYRRTREPELWESLKLLWDNLEQKRIYITGGIGSQSHGERFTVDYDLPPDRGYTETCASIGVVFWAWRMSLIDADSRYADMVEKEIYNGALSGISLDGKNYFYVNPLETKPQITAYRQDMEHVLTHRVGWFDCACCPTNIARLIGSIGSYLYSVSGTRLYVHQYIASEVDLMVGGSRFLLRQTTTYPWDGDIRFSLEMAEPQRFSLLLRKPGWCDGWEIRINGIKDDTYALEEGYIVLDRMWTTSDTVAVLFEMPVRVVQADSRAQAYCGKAALMRGPLVYCLEEFDNGPELQELLLDPQGSFELGEETIQSVSATCILFDGYRETISLDSLYAPMKERQRSKVRLKAIPYFQWGNRGKDEEMRVWLRSL from the coding sequence ATGAATAATAGACATACGGGCGTGGACCTCAAAAGCGTGAAATTGCTTGCAGGCTTATGGGAAGACAGGAATCGGTTGCTGGCTCACGCAATTATCCCCTATCAGTGGGATACCCTGAACAACCGCACCAAAGATGTTCCCTTGAGTCATGCGGTGGAAAATTTCAGGATTGCTGCGAGAGAAATGGAAGGTGTGCCTGAAGGGACGATCTTTCAGGATAGTGACGTTGCGAAATGGATTGAGGCTGCTGCCTATTCGTTGGTATTTTCTCCAAACGAAACGTTGGAGAACACGATTGATGAACTGGTGAGGCTGATTGAAAAGAGCCAGCACAGCAATGGCTATGTGAATACCTACTACACAGCCAAGGGTATTGAGCAACGGTGGACCGATCTTGCGATGGGGCATGAACTGTATTGCGCCGGGCATCTGATGGAGGCATCAGTTGCATATTATCAGGTTACCGGCAAACGGAAGCTGATGGATGTCATGATCCGGTACGCCGATTTGATCACCGAAGAATTTGGGGTGGAGGAAGGGAAACTTCATGCGTACGACGGCCATCCGGAAATAGAATTGGCGCTCTATCGTTTGGCAGATGCATCCGGAGATGACCGCTACAAGGATTTGGCGGACTACTTCATGAATATCAGGGGAGTTCCCCAAAAGGATGGTACAGGGAGTATCGCAAAAGAAGGAAAGAAGCCCAAAACCAGATGGCTTGATTCTGACTACCTGATTGCCGACAAACCTATTCGGGAAATGGATACGGTAACCGGCCATGCTGTTCGTGCAGTCTATTTGTATGCCGGGATTGCTGACCAATACCGGAGAACCAGAGAGCCGGAGCTATGGGAAAGCCTGAAGCTGCTTTGGGATAATCTGGAACAAAAACGTATCTATATAACCGGAGGCATTGGTTCCCAGAGTCATGGGGAGCGTTTCACCGTTGATTATGATCTCCCCCCTGATCGCGGATATACCGAGACCTGCGCTTCGATAGGGGTGGTGTTTTGGGCGTGGAGGATGTCACTCATCGATGCTGACAGCCGCTATGCAGATATGGTGGAGAAGGAGATCTACAATGGGGCGCTGAGTGGTATCTCTTTGGACGGAAAAAACTATTTTTATGTGAATCCATTGGAGACCAAGCCGCAGATAACAGCATACAGACAGGATATGGAGCATGTCCTTACGCATCGGGTGGGGTGGTTCGACTGTGCATGTTGTCCAACGAACATTGCTCGTTTGATCGGCTCGATCGGGAGCTATCTCTACAGTGTTTCGGGCACCCGTCTCTACGTTCACCAGTACATTGCGTCTGAGGTAGACCTGATGGTAGGAGGGAGTAGGTTCTTGCTCCGGCAAACCACCACGTATCCATGGGATGGGGATATCCGGTTTTCCCTGGAGATGGCTGAGCCCCAACGTTTTTCTCTTTTGCTTCGAAAGCCAGGTTGGTGTGATGGCTGGGAGATCCGCATAAATGGGATCAAGGATGACACATACGCTCTGGAGGAAGGCTATATCGTTCTCGATCGGATGTGGACAACCTCCGATACTGTTGCAGTTTTGTTTGAAATGCCGGTCAGAGTTGTCCAAGCTGATAGCAGGGCACAAGCGTATTGTGGAAAAGCAGCCCTGATGCGCGGCCCGCTGGTGTATTGCTTGGAAGAATTTGACAACGGTCCGGAATTGCAGGAGTTGCTGCTGGATCCACAAGGGTCTTTTGAGCTTGGGGAAGAAACGATACAATCGGTTTCCGCTACGTGCATCCTTTTCGATGGATATAGGGAAACCATCTCTCTCGACAGCCTCTATGCACCGATGAAGGAACGGCAGAGATCCAAGGTCAGGCTGAAGGCAATTCCCTATTTCCAATGGGGAAACAGAGGAAAAGACGAAGAGATGAGGGTCTGGCTTCGGAGTTTGTGA
- a CDS encoding carbohydrate ABC transporter permease: MMKTRRTGAVVLTYLCLVSGAICCLIPLLWLVRSSLMSTEDMFKLPLIFFPKKIHFQNYAEVFTMVPFAKFYANTIFVVTFNIFGALISNLMIAYGLTRIEFKGRKLMFSLSIGTLMLPAYVQLIPLFIEWNWFGKINTFFPLIVPAFFGNAFFIFMLCQFLRTIPRDFDEAAFMDGANYPLIIAKIILPLAKPAMAVVAIFQFMFTWNDFMGPLLFLNDREKFTLAIGIRTFISTYYTPWGVLMAAATLTILPLIVLFFSAQKFFISGLTLGGIKG; encoded by the coding sequence ATGATGAAGACAAGAAGAACTGGTGCTGTTGTTCTCACGTATCTCTGTCTGGTATCAGGTGCAATATGCTGTCTGATTCCACTGCTCTGGTTGGTTCGAAGTTCCCTCATGTCAACGGAGGATATGTTCAAACTGCCGTTGATTTTCTTTCCGAAAAAGATACATTTTCAGAATTATGCCGAGGTCTTTACCATGGTACCCTTTGCTAAATTCTATGCAAATACCATCTTTGTGGTGACGTTCAATATTTTTGGGGCGCTGATTTCGAACCTCATGATTGCATACGGCCTCACTCGGATTGAATTCAAGGGAAGAAAGCTCATGTTCTCCCTGAGCATCGGGACGCTCATGCTTCCAGCCTACGTTCAATTGATACCTCTGTTTATTGAATGGAACTGGTTTGGCAAGATCAATACCTTTTTCCCTCTGATTGTTCCTGCCTTCTTTGGCAATGCCTTTTTCATTTTCATGCTTTGCCAGTTTCTCAGGACAATACCCAGGGATTTTGATGAGGCTGCATTCATGGATGGTGCAAATTACCCGCTCATCATCGCCAAAATCATATTGCCTTTGGCAAAACCAGCGATGGCAGTAGTCGCAATATTCCAATTTATGTTTACCTGGAATGATTTCATGGGACCTCTGCTGTTTTTGAACGATAGGGAGAAGTTCACGCTTGCCATCGGGATCAGGACGTTCATCTCTACATACTACACCCCATGGGGAGTGCTCATGGCAGCAGCAACGCTTACGATCTTACCGTTGATAGTGTTGTTCTTCAGTGCCCAGAAATTTTTTATTTCCGGCTTGACCTTGGGTGGAATAAAAGGATAA
- a CDS encoding sugar ABC transporter permease produces MLSKAEFVGLKNYITIFTEDELFLKSVRNTLYFTVLSVPLQMIIALGGALLLNTQVRGKRAFRTIFYLPSLIPIVVSSVMWLWLFNSQYGLINYLLHSVGLNRVQWIDSRHMVIPSLTIMNIWNVGNIIIIFLAGLQGIPKDLLEAVEIDGGRYWHKFRFVIIPLLSPIILYNMIVNMIKCLQLFVEPYIMTGGGPVNSSLSFVLHIYNNAFKYGKMGVANAMAWVLFILTLLISLVIFKTSCHWTYYEGDR; encoded by the coding sequence ATGCTCAGCAAAGCGGAATTCGTAGGGTTGAAGAACTACATCACGATATTCACAGAGGATGAACTCTTCCTGAAATCCGTTCGGAACACCTTGTATTTCACTGTTCTCAGTGTTCCCCTCCAGATGATCATTGCCTTGGGGGGTGCTCTTCTGCTGAACACGCAGGTGAGGGGAAAACGAGCCTTCCGCACCATTTTCTATCTTCCCTCGCTTATTCCCATTGTCGTTTCATCAGTGATGTGGCTTTGGTTGTTCAACAGCCAGTATGGCTTGATCAATTACCTGTTGCATTCCGTTGGCCTCAATCGTGTGCAATGGATTGATAGCAGGCACATGGTGATTCCTAGCCTTACCATCATGAACATCTGGAATGTAGGGAACATCATCATCATCTTTCTGGCTGGTTTGCAGGGCATTCCCAAGGACTTGCTGGAGGCAGTCGAGATAGATGGAGGACGCTATTGGCATAAGTTCCGGTTTGTGATCATTCCGCTTCTCAGCCCCATCATCCTCTACAACATGATTGTCAATATGATCAAGTGCCTTCAGCTCTTCGTGGAACCCTATATCATGACTGGAGGCGGACCTGTCAACTCTTCCTTAAGCTTTGTGCTGCATATCTACAATAATGCATTCAAATACGGGAAGATGGGTGTTGCAAACGCTATGGCATGGGTCTTGTTCATCCTGACCCTTCTCATCTCCTTGGTAATTTTCAAGACTTCTTGTCACTGGACATACTATGAGGGGGACCGATGA